In one Juglans regia cultivar Chandler chromosome 11, Walnut 2.0, whole genome shotgun sequence genomic region, the following are encoded:
- the LOC108984910 gene encoding NDR1/HIN1-like protein 13 has product MAERAPSSDHYHDPPPSEQSHHQLSAQPDDRPAFRPGTYVIQVPKDQIYRIPPPENAVIAERYRNPALRNRKKWQCSSCCLWVCISVLLVVLVLGAIVVTFQLVLINPKNPTFDVERVAVKNNSHSRNQLRSNPEYNITLRAKNPNGNVGILYKEGGVASLSFRQREIGTGNYPTFFQDHMDSTVFGIIFHGSNNVVLPTEIEKSMNSQMQKVQVTFSLKMDVPARLGNVGLLNRGSIKFVVACYFTVDTLAKDTHILSRKCHTQR; this is encoded by the coding sequence ATGGCGGAGCGGGCCCCATCTTCTGATCATTATCACGATCCACCTCCTTCGGAACAAAGTCATCATCAATTATCAGCCCAACCCGATGATCGACCTGCTTTCCGCCCCGGCACCTACGTCATTCAGGTCCCTAAAGACCAAATCTACCGCATTCCACCTCCCGAGAATGCTGTTATAGCCGAACGCTATCGAAACCCGGCCCTCCGTAACAGGAAGAAGTGGCAATGTTCTTCTTGCTGCTTGTGGGTTTGTATCTCGGTCCTTCTTGTTGTACTTGTTCTTGGCGCGATAGTTGTCACATTCCAACTTGTCTTGATCAACCCTAAGAATCCTACGTTTGATGTCGAACGTGTCGCTGTGAAGAATAATTCGCATTCTCGTAATCAACTGCGTTCCAATCCAGAGTACAACATCACGTTAAGAGCAAAAAATCCGAATGGAAACGTGGGCATTTTGTACAAGGAAGGTGGCGTTGCCTCCCTTTCTTTTAGACAACGAGAAATAGGTACGGGAAATTACCCCACATTTTTCCAAGACCATATGGATTCAACAGTATTTGGCATCATTTTTCACGGTTCTAACAACGTCGTGTTACCTACGGAGATTGAGAAAAGCATGAATAGCCAAATGCAGAAGGTTCAGGTCACATTCTCTTTAAAGATGGATGTCCCAGCACGATTGGGGAATGTTGGCTTATTGAACAGGGGGAGCATCAAGTTCGTTGTTGCTTGCTATTTCACGGTGGATACATTGGCTAAGGATACCCATATCCTGTCCCGGAAATGTCATACGCAACGATGA